One segment of Methanolinea mesophila DNA contains the following:
- the carA gene encoding glutamine-hydrolyzing carbamoyl-phosphate synthase small subunit, with protein sequence MKAVLGLEDGTYVVGEGFGAEGERSGELVFSTQMTGYMEALTDPSYHGQILMFTFPTIGNYGVDRKNFQHPRVWAMGCVAREICEKPAALPNMRDFFEENGLPGIMGVDTRMLTIKTRVKGTMRATLVVGNDDGEYAVASAREAPSISLEELIPEVSCRAPYRVEGKGKKIAVIDLGIKKNMVISLRKRDADVYVFPHDVKADQVMDCRPDALFISNGPGDPVHARHAIECVKELAGTLPVFGICMGNQVCGLALGAETYKMKFGHRGTNQPVRYKDGSIYITTQNHGFAVAADTLPEGSALLYSNVNDGTLEGFEDPYLDITCVQFHPEAHGGPRDTEMPFFDTMFRRLD encoded by the coding sequence ATGAAGGCGGTTCTGGGTCTGGAAGACGGGACCTATGTAGTCGGTGAAGGGTTCGGTGCGGAGGGGGAGCGTTCCGGGGAACTGGTCTTTTCCACCCAGATGACGGGGTACATGGAAGCGCTCACCGATCCGAGTTACCACGGGCAGATCCTGATGTTCACGTTCCCCACCATTGGCAATTACGGGGTTGACAGGAAAAATTTCCAGCACCCCCGTGTCTGGGCCATGGGGTGTGTGGCCAGGGAGATCTGCGAGAAACCTGCAGCACTGCCGAATATGAGAGATTTTTTCGAGGAGAACGGCCTTCCGGGCATTATGGGCGTGGATACCAGGATGCTCACCATTAAGACCAGGGTAAAGGGGACCATGAGGGCGACCCTTGTCGTAGGGAACGACGACGGGGAGTACGCCGTCGCATCAGCACGGGAAGCCCCGTCCATCTCGCTCGAGGAACTGATCCCCGAGGTCTCCTGCCGGGCACCCTACCGGGTGGAAGGAAAGGGAAAGAAAATTGCGGTCATCGACCTTGGAATTAAAAAGAACATGGTTATATCGCTCAGGAAAAGGGATGCGGACGTCTACGTATTCCCCCATGACGTGAAAGCAGACCAGGTCATGGACTGCCGCCCCGATGCCCTTTTCATCAGTAACGGGCCGGGCGACCCTGTCCATGCCCGGCATGCCATCGAATGCGTGAAGGAACTGGCAGGGACGCTCCCCGTATTCGGCATATGCATGGGAAACCAGGTGTGCGGGCTCGCCCTCGGCGCGGAGACCTATAAGATGAAGTTCGGCCACCGGGGAACGAACCAGCCCGTCCGGTACAAGGACGGGAGCATTTACATCACCACCCAGAACCACGGGTTCGCGGTCGCCGCCGATACCCTTCCCGAAGGCAGCGCGCTCCTCTATTCGAACGTGAACGACGGGACCCTCGAAGGGTTCGAGGACCCCTATCTTGACATCAC